A single Mangifera indica cultivar Alphonso chromosome 20, CATAS_Mindica_2.1, whole genome shotgun sequence DNA region contains:
- the LOC123203828 gene encoding myosin-11-like, with protein MFKSARWRSDKNRFKAVFKLQFQATQVALLGENALMISVVPGDVGKPMVRSEKAIIENGCCRWQNPMYETVKFTRELKTGKISERIYNFILSTGSSKAGFLGEVSIDFADYAEATKVSTVSLPLNNSRSKAVLHVSIQRVQENVDQRETEESEDASGKYQSRSLRNQLSNSEAEESNNNNSTEDKPPSKTVVNAESNGNFRVSSGSDITLSSSESGSGFNTPRDQAPSSFLSSLSHTAVPNKPTENNQTTICEEHQRSQSEWSVSSDHGISTDDSTNGFQDTFLRERSQQVSDDEIEKLKSELAALTRQADLSELELQTLRKQIVKESKRGHDLSREVVSLKEERHLLMAECERLKAFQKRMDEAKVKNKLQFEGRDPWVLVEEIRQELQYEKDLNANLRIQLQKTQESNSELMLAVKDLDEMLEQKNMETSNLSKKSGSHDNVEELRENIFRSESDDDEEQKVLEELVKGHRDANETYLLEQKVTDLYSEIEISRRDKDELEMQMEQLALDYEILKQENHDISYKLEQSQLQEQLKMQYECSSSFANISELETQIENLESELEKQSKDFSDSLTTIKELEAHIKDLEEDLEKQGLAYQADLEAVTRAKVEQEQRAIQAEEALRKTRSKNATTAERLQEEFRRLSAQMASTFDANEKVAMKAIAEASELRMQKSQLEEMLKNSCEELLSARDDYETKLYELSDQLNKKTEQIEQLLGDVDHISKQLEHQKKHEEEVCGTLTMEILQLKSEIEKLRTNNDLLSEKAEQKESLRIELEEMKTSVEESELLLQKGNMQRHELVSKIALVKKEAEKSQEELLRVSHLKDEKEAAFQLLKSELELHKSQCNDLKHSLYEDELEKEKLRKQVFQLKGDLKKKEDAFTILEKKVKDGNRRGSVSDVTRSTLRNNKPATVAQGCKEVASLREKIKILEGQIKLKETALETSTNSFLEKEKDLKNKIEELESRVEEFSQNSSFCKLSFEKVTEEMKSSAEVLSSSSCLIKENGNIRPPFNSNNDNLLEEELEPYTMNEKNSNHNDLLIELASLKEQNRTMESELKDMQERYSEISLKFAEVEGERQKLVMTVRNLKNAKKSK; from the exons ATGTTCAAGTCAGCTAGATGGAGGTCCGACAAGAACAGGTTCAAAGCTGTCTTCAAGTTGCAGTTTCAGGCAACTCAG GTGGCATTGTTGGGGGAAAATGCATTGATGATATCTGTAGTTCCTGGGGATGTGGGAAAGCCAATGGTAAGATCAGAGAAGGCTATAATCGAAAATGGATGTTGTCGATGGCAAAATCCGATGTATGAGACTGTTAAATTTACTAGGGAGCTCAAAACCGGGAAGATCAGTGAAAGAATATACAATTTCATTCTCTCAACT GGATCCTCAAAAGCTGGTTTTCTTGGGGAAGTTTCGATCGATTTTGCTGACTATGCTGAGGCAACTAAAGTTTCTACTGTATCCCTTCCCTTAAATAATTCACGGTCAAAAGCAGTTTTGCAT GTCTCAATACAAAGGGTTCAAGAAAATGTTGATCAAAG AGAAACAGAGGAAAGTGAAGATGCAAGCGGTAAATACCAAAGTAGGAGTCTGAGGAACCAATTAAGCAATAGTGAAGCTGAGGAAAGCAATAACAACAATTCTACAGAA GATAAACCTCCAAGTAAAACTGTCGTCAATGCTGAATCGAATGGCAACTTCAGAGTGTCCAGTGGATCTGACATTACATTGTCAAGTTCTGAGAGTGGTTCTGGGTTCAATACCCCCCGAGACCAGGCCCCCAGTAGCTTTCTATCATCCCTGAGCCACACTGCAGTGCCAAATAAACCAACAGAAAATAACCAAACAACAATCTGTGAAGAGCATCAGAGATCACAATCAGAGTGGTCAGTCAGCTCAGATCATGGAATAAGTACTGATGACTCCACAAATGGTTTTCAAGACACTTTTTTAAGAGAAAGGTCTCAGCAAGTGTCAGATGATGAGATTGAAAAACTCAAGTCTGAGCTTGCTGCTTTAACAAGGCAGGCAGATTTGTCAGAGTTGGAATTACAGACGCTGAGAAagcaaattgtgaaagaaagcAAAAGGGGGCATGATCTATCCAGGGAAGTTGTCAGCTTGAAAGAGGAGAGACATCTACTAATGGCAGAATGTGAGAGATTAAAGGCTTTTCAGAAGCGTATGGATGAAGCTAAAGTTAAAAACAAGTTGCAGTTTGAGGGCAGGGATCCATGGGTTCTTGTTGAAGAAATCAGACAAGAACTGCAATATGAGAAGGACCTCAATGCAAATCTACGGATACAACTACAGAAGACACAGGAATCAAATTCTGAGTTAATGCTTGCCGTAAAAGACCTAGATGAAATGTTGGAGCAGAAGAACATGGAGACATCCAATCTTTCCAAAAAATCAGGATCCCATGATAATGTGGAAGAATTGAGGGAAAACATCTTTAGGAGTGAgagtgatgatgatgaagagcAAAAGGTGCTGGAAGAGCTTGTTAAGGGACACAGAGATGCCAATGAGACATACCTGCTGGAACAAAAGGTAACAGACCTCTACAGTGAAATAGAGATATCTagaagagataaagatgaacTAGAGATGCAAATGGAGCAGCTTGCCCTTGACTATGAGATACTGAAGCAAGAAAATCATGACATCTCATATAAATTAGAGCAAAGTCAGCTGCAAGAACAACTGAAGATGCAGTATGAATGCTCTTCTTCATTCGCTAATATTAGTGAACTTGAAACCCAAATTGAGAATCTGGAGAGTGAACTGGAGAAGCAATCAAAAGATTTCTCTGATTCGTTGACTACCATAAAAGAACTTGAAGCCCATATCAAGGACTTGGAGGAAGACTTGGAGAAGCAGGGACTAGCATACCAAGCTGATCTGGAAGCTGTGACACGTGCCAAAGTTGAGCAGGAGCAAAGAGCAATTCAAGCAGAGGAAGCCTTGCGAAAGACAAGATCGAAAAATGCTACCACAGCTGAAAGGCTACAGGAAGAATTTAGAAGGCTCTCTGCACAAATGGCCTCTACTTTTGATGCAAACGAGAAGGTGGCCATGAAAGCCATTGCAGAAGCTAGTGAATTACGCATGCAGAAAAGCCAACTTGAAGAAATGCTCAAGAATTCATGTGAAGAGCTTCTGTCAGCTAGAGATGATTATGAGACAAAACTCTATGAACTTTCTGACCAGTTGAATAAGAAAACAGAGCAGATAGAGCAGTTGTTGGGGGACGTTGACCATATATCTAAGCAGCTTGAACATCAAAAGAAGCACGAGGAAGAAGTTTGTGGGACTCTCACCATGGAGATTTTGCAGTTAAAATCTGAGATTGAGAAACTCAGGACAAATAATGATCTTCTCTCTGAAAAAGCAGAACAGAAAGAAAGTTTGAGAATTGAGCTGGAAGAAATGAAGACATCAGTTGAGGAAAGTGAGCTGCTTTTACAAAAAGGGAATATGCAGAGACATGAACTGGTAAGTAAAATTGCTTTGGTGAAGAAAGAAGCAGAGAAGTCACAGGAGGAGCTACTGAGAGTTAGTCATCTCAAGGATGAAAAGGAGGCAGCATTTCAACTCTTAAAATCAGAGCTTGAACTGCACAAATCTCAGTGTAATGACTTGAAACATTCTTTATATGAGGATGAGTTAGAGAAAGAAAAGCTTAGAAAGCAGGTATTTCAGTTAAAGGGTGACCTTAAGAAGAAGGAAGATGCATTCACCATTCTAGAGAAAAAAGTGAAGGATGGCAACAGAAGAGGATCAGTTTCTGATGTAACAAGAAGTACTCTAAGAAACAATAAACCTGCTACAGTTGCTCAAGGATGTAAAGAGGTTGCCAGTTTGagagaaaagattaaaatactTGAG ggacaaataaaattaaaggagACTGCTTTGGAGACCtcaacaaattcatttttagaGAAGGAAAAGGATCTTAAGaacaaaattgaagaattgGAGTCCAGAGTGGAAGAGTTCAGTCAGAATAGCAGTTTCTGCAAATTATCATTTGAAAAG GTAACTGAAGAAATGAAAAGCTCAGCCGAAGTTCTGAGCAGTTCATCATGCCTgatcaaagaaaatggaaatatcAGGCCACCATTCAATAG CaacaatgataatttattaGAGGAAGAGCTCGAACCATATACCATGAATGAAAAAAACAGCAACCACAACGATCTGTTAATTGAACTAGCGTCTCTGAAGGAACAAAATAGAACTATGGAAAGTGAGCTGAAGGATATGCAAGAGAGATATTCAGAGATAAGTCTCAAGTTTGCTGAGGTAGAAGGTGAAAGACAAAAGCTTGTGATGACAGTACGGAACCTCAAGAATGCCAAGAAGAGCAAATAA